The region CTTTCTCTTTTCTGTGCTACATTGTAATCTAACGCTTTTAAAACTTTCCATGTAACCCTATATCCAATATCACTGAATACTTCTATCATTGTTTGAAGAGTTTTTCCATTATCATGTGTTACTAATCCTCTTACATTTTCAGCAAGAAACATTTTAGGTTTTAATTCTTTCAATATCTTTGAATAGTAATAAAACATTGTACCTCTAACATCATCTAAACCCATTCTATGCCCTGCATAACTAAATGATTGACAAGGATACCCACCAGAAATTAGATCTATTTCAACATTTTCTGGTAAATACTTTTTTATCCCTTCCTCTGCTATTTTTATAATGTCCCCCTCAATTACATTCCAATTAGGTCTATTTTTTCTTAACGTATTACATGGATTATGATCTATTTCAACCAATCCAATTTCTTGAAATCCTGCTTTTTCTAATCCTAAAGCTAATCCACCGGCACCAGCAAATAATTCCACTACATTGTATTTTCTATTAGGTATAACTTTACTAACATCTATATATTCACTATCTACATCAAGTTCTTTTTTTACATCTTTGCTATGTATAGAAGCACTATTATCAATATCAGGCTTCTTTATGTGTTGATTTTCACATTTCTTTTCTGCTATATCTTCAAAATTAACCTCTAGTACATTACATAATTTTTCCACATTGCTTTTTATAGGATCAAATTTGTCTGACAAAATTACAGATAATTGATTTTTAGTTATATTCATCATTTTTGCAAGTTCAGTTTGAGTTTTAATGTTTTTCTTGTGCATCTCTTTATTCAACTTACTCTTGCTTATTATTAACTTATCCACAATAAAACCCTCCTTAAATGTTACGAAAATATGTTAACATATTTTCAGGGTATTGTAAATTAAAAAATATATTTATTACCATAAATTATATTAAAATTATCAATATAAATACTTCTTATCATTGTATTACCTCTTTGTATTACCTCTTTATTCATACTCTCAATTATAACCAAAACTCTAATGTTTAATAATTACTATTTATTTTTTCTACCTTATTTTCATTTTATAATATGTCTCTTTTTAATATATAAATTTGAATTGTATATTTCCCTTAATTTTTTACATATTTATTCCAAGTATTATACCTACATTTTCCTTTGACTCCACCCCAAGGGTTGAGTTTATAATGTAACAAAGAAAGGGTGGTAAAAATGGCTAATCAAATTAAAATCAGTGATTTCGTTAAGTTAACCGGCAGCACTTTAAAAACCGTTTTATACTATCATAAAATTGGTTTGCTTAAGGAGCCAAAGCGATCAGATAGCGGTTATCGTCTATACGGAGCAGAAGAACTTTCACGTATGAGAATGATTAAGCACTTAAAAAACTTAGGCTTAAGTTTAAAACAGATAAAAGAAATATTAAAAGATGCAAATGATGAAACTAATTTAAATGAAGTTCTAAAAGCACTGCAAACTGGCCTTTTAAAAGAAAAAAAGCGAATCGAAGATCAATTATCAAAAATACAAACATTATTAAAGAGCCCCATAGTTACCCTTGAAAAGACTCCCTTTGAATCTGAAGCCTTTAAAACAGTTACAAATATGTTAGAAACTACTGAAGCCCAAAAACAAATTCACGGCTATACTAAACTTTTTGAACAGCAGCGTAATATTTTTGGTATTATAGAAGATTTTAAATGGGGTAAAGATTATAAAAATAATTTTATAGGAATAGCGGAATATTTTAAGCTGCATCCGGAAAAATATAAAATAGCTTTAGAATTTGGTAAACGCCTTGCTAAACTAAAAGAACTGTCCGAGGATGATCCAGAGGTTGAAGCTCTGGCAAGAGAAGGCGCTGATTTTATAAAAAACATACCACTTCTTAAAGAAAAGCTATGCAATCAAACTGGCTTTGAAATGACATATGAAAATTTACTTAATGAACTAACAGACGATTATCTTTCACCTTCTCAAAAGAAACATAGGGAACTTATACAAAAATATTTAAACTACGAGGGAGGTACTACTAATGAAAAGTGATACAAATAAATCAAATGCCAAGATTTATGCATTTCCAATAATTCTTATGATTATTCTGTGGGTTATTCTGTTTCTACCTGCGGGCACAATTAAATTCTGGCAGGCATGGATTTTGTGGTCAGGTTTTTCCTTGATAACGCTTTTTATTGCAGTTTATTTTACTAAAAAAAATCCCGAGTTTCTAGCTAGGAGATCGAAAACTAAGGAAAAAGAAACAGCAAAAACTCCAACATTTTTCAAACTATATTTTATAAGTTTTATTCTTCCTGGTATAGATTTTTACTTTAATTGGTCTAAGGAACCAGTATGGCTTGTAATTATATCAAATCTCATATTCTTTGCAGGATACATCTTTATTTTCTTCGTTTTTAAGCAGAATGCTTATGCTTCAACAGTTATACAGGTAGAAAATAAACAAAAGGTTATTACAACAGGCTTCTACTCCATAGTTAGACATCCAATGTATTCCGGAATGGTGTTAATGTCTCTCTTTATGCCTCTGGCACTTGGATCTTATTACTCACTTATACCTGCACTTTTAATAATACCTATACTTGTATTTAGAATAAAAAATGAAGAAAAAACTCTTTTATATGAACTTCAGGGTTACAGCGATTACTGTTTAAAAACGCCATATAGACTTATTCCTTTAATATGGTAAACATAAATAGGACACTTAAAATTTATAACTTAGCATAAATCAACGTTATATTTTAGAACTTTATAACGTTGATTTTTTATGTAAAAATATCTATAATAAATTTATAATTTTAACTAAAGGAGGTACGTATTATATTGAAATACAAAAAAACAACCATTTCAGACATAGCAAAATCAATGAACGTATCATCAATTACTGTTAGTAGAGCCCTCAGAGGTGAAGATGGTGTAAGTAAAGAACTGAGAGATAAAATAATTTACAAAGCTAAAACTTTAGGTTATCATAAGCCAAAAAATAACGTTAATATTTTGATTCTTCACGAAAAGACTAATTTGCAGGATAACCCAAACTTCAATCTTACTCTCCAATGCATGGAAACAGAACTTCAAAAAAGAGGTGCTGAATACAGCATAGAATTTATACCAAAGGATAAACAAAATAGAAAGGAAATTCCCTGCAAAATTTTAAAGGGAAATGTTTTTGATGGAATACTATTCATTGGAAGATTTAATATAGATTACATGAACTTTTTAAAATCCAAAGTTGAATGTCAGGTCTTATACGGAAATTATTTACCCTCACTTGAATGTGATACTGTAAGGTTCAATGCTGTAAATCTCGGCTATAAGCAGTGTAAGTACTTACTTCTTAACGGTCATAAAAACATAGGCTTTGCAGGCAACTTATCATTTTACACATTAAATGAAAAAATTCTTGGAATGCAGGCTGCTATGGATGAATATGGACTTAAAGTAAATAAAAATTTCTTTGTAAACAGCAAATCTAATGACCTAGAAAAAAATTTATTAAAGATGTTAAGCCTAAAAAATAAACCCACTGCAATTATATGTCAGGGTGATTTGACTGCGATGAAAATAATAAAACTGCTGCATGAAAATAACTTTAAAGTTCCAGACGATGTTTCAATAATAGGAAAAGGCAATCAGGAAGTATGTGCCATATCCATTCCAGCTCTTACAACCATAGATATCAATATAGAATATTCATGCAAAAGCATTATAGATTTAATTATAAATAGAATTAATAATCCAAAAAAGCCATATGAAAATATAACTATAAATGGCTTCTTAGTAGAAAGAGATTCCGTTAAAAAGCTCACAAATGGAGGTCTTATATGAGAGAAAATATAATAGTTAATTTCTTTAAACATAACAAACTCAGATATACCATAGGCTTAATTTTTATGATTGCTTCATCTTACATACAAACTTTATTTCCAAAAGTTCTTGGTGATACTATAGATATTTTAAAAAACAGTCACTTTAAAAGTGCTCTCGTAAAATCCAATATTCTTTACATGGTTATAATAGCCTTTTCAACCTTTGTATGCACTTTTGTATGGAGAAACATGGTTATGGGTGGTGGAAGAAAACTTGAAAACACCATAAGAGAAAAGCTTTTTGACCACTTTCAAACATTATCACCGGAGTTTTATAATAATGAAAAAACCGGCAATCTTATAGCTTATGCAATAAATGATATTTCTGCTGTAAGAATGACCTTTGGTCCGGCTGCCGCTATGTCAATAAATGGTCTTGTAATATGTATTTCTTCAATTTATTCTATGATAACCGGTATAAGCTTTAAGCTGACCATAATGTGCCTTGTACCTATACCTTTTATAATAATTGTAATGTTTAAAATAGGTCAAATAGTTCAGCATAGATTTAGGAAGGTTCAAGAAAATTTTGCAGAAATATCAGATAGAGTACAGGAAAATATAAATGGAATAAGAGTTATAAAAGCATACGTTCAAGAAGAATCAGAAGTTGAAAATTTCAAAAAGCTTAACGATAAAATGATGGATTCAAATTTAAAACTAGTTAAGATATCTTCTGCCCTCTCACCAATAATTGAACTTTGCTTCAGTGTAAGCTTTGTTTTCAATTTAATTATAGGTGGAAACATGGTTTTAAAAGGTCAGGCTTCCCTTGGAGATTTTGTTGCTTTTAATACATACATAGCCATGATTATGACTCCTGTAATATCTATTGGACGTGTAATTGTTGTTCTTCAAAGAGGAATGGCCTCTCTGAAAAGATTAAACAAAATATTTAAAGTAAAACCTGCGGTAACTGATGGGAAGGCCATGCTTGAGAAAAACATCGAAGGAAATATTGAATTAAAAAATCTGTCATTTTCTTATCCTGGCTCCGATAAAAATGCTTTAAATAATATAAACTTAACTATAAAAAAAGGCTCAACCATCGGAATAATTGGCAAAACAGGTTCTGGGAAAACCACTTTAACAAATTTGCTTTTAAAACTTTACAATGTAGATGATGGGACAATACTTTTTGATGGAAATGATATAAATGATTACAAGCTCAGTTCCATAAGAGACAACATTGGCTATGTTCCTCAAGACAATTTTTTATTTTCTGCAAGTATAAAAGAAAATATAGGCTTTTTTAAAGACATATACAGCGATGATGAAATTGAAGCTTCAGCTAAAGCAGCATGCATATACGAAAGTATATTGGATTTTCCAAATGGCTTCAATACAGTTCTTGGAGAAAGAGGAGTAAATATTTCTGGAGGTCAAAAGCAGAGAATATCTATTGCAAGAGCCATAATAAAAAATCCATCTCTTTTAATATTAGATGATTCTCTATCTGCTGTAGATGCTGTAACCGAAACAAATATACTAAACAATCTAAAGGATGTAAGAAAAAATAAAACAGCAATTATAATAGCTCACAGACTTTCCGCTGTTAAGGATGCAGATGAAATAATAGTTTTAGACAAAGGACGTATAGCCGAAAAAGGTACCCATGATGAACTTCTAAAAAAAGGAGGTATATACTATGAAATCTACAGAGAACAGTTCAAAGATGAAAACTCAGAAGCCTGCTAAATCAAAAAGTTTAAAAAGACTTCTAAAACTTACACTACCTCACATGAAAAAAATTATACTTGCTGCTATCTGCGTACTTTTAGTAAATACTGCCGAACTAATTAAGCCCTACATATTAAAAATCGTAATAGATGATTTTCTTGTGGCTAAGAAACCTCAAACTGGACTATACTCTATAACTTCAATGGGAATTTTATATTTTTTAATAGTGGCTTTCGGTGGATTTTTTGCCATAAGTGAAGCAAACCTAATAAACAAAGCTGGACAGATGATTATGAAAACTTTAAGGGGAAGTGTCTTTCAAACTATCCAGCTTCTCCCCCTATCTTATATTGATAAAACTTCTTCTGGGCGGCTTATAACAAGAGCGACAAATGATGTAGAGGCTTTGAGTGAACTGTATACAGATGTAATAATAAGTCTATTTCAAGATGTATTTCTCCTAATAGGAATTGTATACGCAATGCTTTCAATGAATGTAAAATTATCACTAGTATCCTTTTCAGTAATACCCGTTATGCTCTTTATAATTTTCGCTTTAAGAACCAAAGTAAAGAAAAATTTTAAAATCATGAAAAAATTAATTGGGAAGATAAATGGGTTTATGGCTGAAAATATATCTGGAATGCGACTTGTTCAAATTTTTAGAGGTGAAAAAGAAAAAAAGAAAGAATTCTTAGGGCTTA is a window of Clostridium pasteurianum DNA encoding:
- the dcm gene encoding DNA (cytosine-5-)-methyltransferase, yielding MDKLIISKSKLNKEMHKKNIKTQTELAKMMNITKNQLSVILSDKFDPIKSNVEKLCNVLEVNFEDIAEKKCENQHIKKPDIDNSASIHSKDVKKELDVDSEYIDVSKVIPNRKYNVVELFAGAGGLALGLEKAGFQEIGLVEIDHNPCNTLRKNRPNWNVIEGDIIKIAEEGIKKYLPENVEIDLISGGYPCQSFSYAGHRMGLDDVRGTMFYYYSKILKELKPKMFLAENVRGLVTHDNGKTLQTMIEVFSDIGYRVTWKVLKALDYNVAQKRERIVIIGIRNDIDSSIVFKYPKPYEYKPVLRDALKGVPPSQGAKYPPKKAKVLELVPAGGCWVNLPDKVAKEYMGSSYYSGGGRRGMARRISWNEPCLTLTCAPAQKQTERCHPDETRPFTTREYARIQSFPDEWQFEGSMSSVYKQIGNAVPVELAKAVGKAIIATLNKINQKREGC
- a CDS encoding MerR family transcriptional regulator, with product MANQIKISDFVKLTGSTLKTVLYYHKIGLLKEPKRSDSGYRLYGAEELSRMRMIKHLKNLGLSLKQIKEILKDANDETNLNEVLKALQTGLLKEKKRIEDQLSKIQTLLKSPIVTLEKTPFESEAFKTVTNMLETTEAQKQIHGYTKLFEQQRNIFGIIEDFKWGKDYKNNFIGIAEYFKLHPEKYKIALEFGKRLAKLKELSEDDPEVEALAREGADFIKNIPLLKEKLCNQTGFEMTYENLLNELTDDYLSPSQKKHRELIQKYLNYEGGTTNEK
- a CDS encoding methyltransferase family protein gives rise to the protein MKSDTNKSNAKIYAFPIILMIILWVILFLPAGTIKFWQAWILWSGFSLITLFIAVYFTKKNPEFLARRSKTKEKETAKTPTFFKLYFISFILPGIDFYFNWSKEPVWLVIISNLIFFAGYIFIFFVFKQNAYASTVIQVENKQKVITTGFYSIVRHPMYSGMVLMSLFMPLALGSYYSLIPALLIIPILVFRIKNEEKTLLYELQGYSDYCLKTPYRLIPLIW
- a CDS encoding LacI family DNA-binding transcriptional regulator: MKYKKTTISDIAKSMNVSSITVSRALRGEDGVSKELRDKIIYKAKTLGYHKPKNNVNILILHEKTNLQDNPNFNLTLQCMETELQKRGAEYSIEFIPKDKQNRKEIPCKILKGNVFDGILFIGRFNIDYMNFLKSKVECQVLYGNYLPSLECDTVRFNAVNLGYKQCKYLLLNGHKNIGFAGNLSFYTLNEKILGMQAAMDEYGLKVNKNFFVNSKSNDLEKNLLKMLSLKNKPTAIICQGDLTAMKIIKLLHENNFKVPDDVSIIGKGNQEVCAISIPALTTIDINIEYSCKSIIDLIINRINNPKKPYENITINGFLVERDSVKKLTNGGLI
- a CDS encoding ABC transporter ATP-binding protein, with product MRENIIVNFFKHNKLRYTIGLIFMIASSYIQTLFPKVLGDTIDILKNSHFKSALVKSNILYMVIIAFSTFVCTFVWRNMVMGGGRKLENTIREKLFDHFQTLSPEFYNNEKTGNLIAYAINDISAVRMTFGPAAAMSINGLVICISSIYSMITGISFKLTIMCLVPIPFIIIVMFKIGQIVQHRFRKVQENFAEISDRVQENINGIRVIKAYVQEESEVENFKKLNDKMMDSNLKLVKISSALSPIIELCFSVSFVFNLIIGGNMVLKGQASLGDFVAFNTYIAMIMTPVISIGRVIVVLQRGMASLKRLNKIFKVKPAVTDGKAMLEKNIEGNIELKNLSFSYPGSDKNALNNINLTIKKGSTIGIIGKTGSGKTTLTNLLLKLYNVDDGTILFDGNDINDYKLSSIRDNIGYVPQDNFLFSASIKENIGFFKDIYSDDEIEASAKAACIYESILDFPNGFNTVLGERGVNISGGQKQRISIARAIIKNPSLLILDDSLSAVDAVTETNILNNLKDVRKNKTAIIIAHRLSAVKDADEIIVLDKGRIAEKGTHDELLKKGGIYYEIYREQFKDENSEAC